From Segatella copri, the proteins below share one genomic window:
- the nifJ gene encoding pyruvate:ferredoxin (flavodoxin) oxidoreductase, translating to MAKEKKFITCDGNTAAAHVSYMFTEVAAIYPITPSSPMAEHVDEWAAKGRKNLFGQRVSIQEMESEAGAAGAVHGSLQAGALTSTYTASQGLLLMIPNMYKIAGELLPCVFNVSARTLASHSLCIFGDHQDVMACRQTGFAMFCSGSVQEVMDLSAVPHLATLETKVPFINFFDGFRTSHEYHKIEEMDMEDIRPLVKEEFIEDFRNRALTPERPVTRGTAENPETFFTHREACNTYYDAIPEVVEKYCQEMTKITGREYHLFNYYGAEDAENIIILMGSATEPAREAIDYLNKQGKKVGMVAVHLFRPFSVDFLKKTIPATVKRIAVLDRTKEPGAEGEPLYLDVKSALYDDERKPLIVGGRYGLGSSDTTPAKIVAVFKNLELPQPKNHFTVGIVDDVTFTSLPEEEEIPMGGDDLFEAKFYGLGADGTVGANKNSVQIIGNNTNKYCQAYFSYDSKKSGGFTCSHLRFGDSPIHSAYQVNTPNFVACHVQAYLHMYDVTRGLRKNGFFLLNTIFDGEELVNFIPNKVKRYFAQNNITVYYINATKIAQEIGLGNRTNTILQSAFFRITKVIPLDLAVEQMKAFIVKSYSKKGQDVVDKNFGAVDRGGEYKQLAVDPAWANLADDEAKEDNAPAFVKELVRPINGQAGDLLKVSDFVKHNTVDGTWQNGTAAFEKRGVEAFVPVWNVENCIQCNKCSFVCPHAAIRPFVLTDEELAGIEGLQTQDVKAPKALAGMHFRIETSVLDCLGCGNCADVCPGKKGEKALTMVPFNVDAEDMVKEAANWEYLVHKVASKQDLVDIKQSPKNSQFAQPLFEFSGACSGCGETPYVKLISQLFGDRQMIANATGCSSIYSASIPSTPYTKNAKGQGPAFDNSLFEDFCEFGLGMVMGNKKMKERIAHLLEEAKAQEHVPAEFVAAADKWMANMNDSEGSKEAAAELKPLIAAGAEKGCPICKELKTLDHYLVKRSQWIIGGDGASYDIGYGGLDHVLASGEDVNILVLDTEVYSNTGGQSSKSTPLGAIAQFAAQGKRIRKKDLGLMQTTYGYIYVAQVAMGADNAQTLKAIREAEAYPGPSLIIAYAPCINHGLKRKGGMGRSQHEEELAVECGYWHLWRYNPLLADEGKNPFTLDSKAPNWENFRDFLLGEVRYLSVQKAFPKEADELFSQAEKMAKLRYQTYVRKSQEDWSEQI from the coding sequence ATGGCTAAAGAGAAAAAATTTATCACTTGTGATGGTAACACAGCTGCCGCACACGTAAGCTACATGTTTACTGAGGTTGCTGCTATCTACCCTATTACTCCATCATCACCAATGGCGGAGCATGTAGATGAATGGGCTGCCAAAGGTCGTAAGAACCTTTTCGGTCAGCGAGTTTCTATCCAGGAAATGGAATCAGAGGCTGGTGCTGCCGGTGCAGTTCACGGTTCTCTCCAGGCTGGTGCCTTGACTTCAACTTACACTGCTTCTCAGGGTTTGTTGTTGATGATTCCTAACATGTACAAGATTGCTGGTGAGTTGCTCCCTTGCGTGTTCAACGTATCAGCTCGTACATTGGCTTCTCACTCACTTTGTATCTTCGGTGACCACCAGGACGTAATGGCTTGCCGCCAGACAGGTTTCGCTATGTTCTGCTCAGGTTCTGTTCAGGAGGTTATGGACCTCTCTGCAGTTCCTCACTTGGCTACATTGGAGACAAAGGTTCCTTTCATTAACTTCTTCGACGGTTTCCGTACTTCTCACGAGTACCACAAGATCGAGGAGATGGATATGGAAGACATCCGTCCATTGGTTAAGGAAGAGTTCATCGAGGACTTCCGTAACCGTGCTTTGACTCCTGAGCGTCCTGTTACTCGCGGTACTGCTGAGAACCCAGAGACATTCTTCACTCACCGTGAGGCTTGCAACACTTACTACGATGCAATCCCTGAGGTAGTAGAGAAGTACTGCCAGGAGATGACTAAGATTACTGGCCGTGAGTACCACCTCTTCAACTACTATGGTGCTGAGGATGCTGAGAACATCATCATCCTGATGGGTTCTGCTACAGAGCCAGCTCGCGAGGCTATCGACTACTTGAACAAGCAGGGCAAGAAGGTTGGTATGGTTGCAGTTCACCTCTTCCGTCCATTCTCTGTTGACTTCTTGAAGAAGACTATCCCAGCTACAGTTAAGCGTATCGCTGTTCTCGACCGTACTAAGGAGCCAGGTGCAGAGGGTGAGCCATTGTACCTCGACGTTAAGTCAGCTCTCTACGACGACGAGCGCAAGCCATTGATCGTTGGCGGTCGTTATGGTCTCGGTTCTTCTGATACAACTCCAGCTAAGATTGTTGCTGTATTCAAGAACCTCGAGTTGCCACAGCCAAAGAACCACTTCACTGTAGGTATCGTTGATGACGTTACATTCACTTCTCTCCCAGAAGAGGAGGAAATCCCAATGGGTGGCGACGACTTGTTCGAGGCTAAGTTCTACGGTTTGGGTGCTGACGGTACTGTTGGTGCTAACAAGAACTCAGTTCAGATTATCGGTAACAATACCAACAAGTATTGCCAGGCATACTTCTCTTACGATTCTAAGAAGTCTGGTGGTTTCACCTGCTCTCACTTGCGTTTCGGCGACAGCCCTATCCACAGTGCTTATCAGGTAAATACTCCTAACTTCGTAGCTTGCCACGTACAGGCTTACCTCCACATGTACGATGTAACACGTGGTTTGCGTAAGAACGGTTTCTTCCTGTTGAACACTATCTTCGACGGCGAGGAGTTGGTTAACTTCATCCCTAACAAGGTAAAGCGTTACTTCGCTCAGAACAACATCACTGTTTACTATATCAACGCAACTAAGATTGCTCAGGAGATTGGTCTCGGTAACCGTACCAACACCATCCTCCAGTCTGCATTCTTCCGTATCACAAAGGTTATTCCTTTGGATCTCGCTGTAGAGCAGATGAAGGCATTCATCGTTAAGTCTTACTCTAAGAAGGGTCAGGACGTTGTTGACAAGAACTTCGGCGCTGTTGACCGTGGTGGTGAGTACAAGCAGTTGGCAGTAGATCCAGCTTGGGCTAACCTCGCTGACGATGAGGCTAAGGAGGATAACGCTCCAGCATTCGTTAAGGAGCTCGTTCGTCCTATCAACGGCCAGGCAGGTGACCTCTTGAAGGTTTCTGACTTCGTTAAGCACAACACAGTTGACGGTACATGGCAGAACGGTACTGCAGCATTCGAGAAGCGTGGTGTTGAGGCATTCGTACCAGTATGGAACGTAGAGAACTGTATCCAGTGTAACAAGTGTTCATTCGTTTGTCCTCACGCAGCTATCCGTCCATTCGTATTGACCGATGAGGAGCTCGCAGGCATCGAGGGTCTCCAGACTCAGGATGTTAAGGCACCTAAGGCTTTGGCTGGAATGCACTTCCGCATCGAGACTTCAGTACTCGACTGTCTGGGTTGTGGTAACTGTGCTGACGTCTGCCCAGGTAAGAAGGGTGAGAAGGCGTTGACAATGGTTCCATTCAACGTAGACGCAGAGGATATGGTCAAGGAAGCAGCTAACTGGGAGTACCTCGTACACAAGGTAGCTTCTAAGCAGGATCTCGTAGACATCAAGCAGAGCCCTAAGAATTCTCAGTTCGCTCAGCCATTGTTCGAGTTCTCTGGTGCTTGCTCTGGTTGTGGTGAGACTCCATACGTTAAGTTGATTTCTCAGCTCTTCGGTGATCGTCAGATGATTGCTAACGCTACTGGTTGTTCTTCTATCTACTCAGCTTCTATCCCATCTACTCCATATACAAAGAACGCTAAGGGTCAGGGTCCTGCATTCGACAACTCATTGTTCGAGGACTTCTGCGAGTTCGGTCTCGGTATGGTAATGGGTAACAAGAAGATGAAGGAGCGCATCGCTCACTTGCTCGAAGAGGCTAAGGCTCAGGAGCATGTTCCTGCTGAGTTCGTAGCTGCTGCTGACAAGTGGATGGCTAACATGAACGATTCTGAGGGTTCTAAGGAGGCTGCTGCAGAGTTGAAGCCTCTCATCGCTGCCGGCGCTGAGAAGGGTTGCCCTATCTGCAAGGAGCTCAAGACTTTGGATCACTACCTCGTTAAGCGTTCACAGTGGATCATCGGTGGTGATGGTGCTTCTTATGATATCGGTTACGGTGGTCTCGACCACGTATTGGCTTCTGGTGAGGATGTTAACATCCTGGTACTCGATACTGAGGTTTACTCTAACACTGGTGGTCAGTCTTCTAAGTCTACTCCACTCGGTGCTATCGCACAGTTCGCTGCTCAGGGTAAGCGTATCCGCAAGAAGGATCTCGGTTTGATGCAGACTACATACGGTTACATCTACGTAGCTCAGGTAGCTATGGGTGCTGACAATGCTCAGACATTGAAGGCTATCCGCGAGGCTGAGGCTTATCCAGGTCCATCACTCATCATCGCTTACGCACCATGTATCAACCACGGTTTGAAGCGTAAGGGCGGTATGGGTCGTTCACAGCACGAGGAAGAGTTGGCTGTTGAGTGCGGTTACTGGCACTTGTGGCGTTACAACCCACTGTTGGCTGATGAGGGTAAGAACCCATTCACACTCGACTCTAAGGCTCCTAACTGGGAGAACTTCCGCGACTTCCTGCTCGGTGAGGTTCGTTACCTCTCTGTACAGAAGGCATTCCCTAAGGAGGCTGATGAGCTCTTCTCTCAGGCAGAGAAGATGGCTAAGCTCCGTTACCAGACTTACGTTCGTAAGAGCCAGGAGGACTGGAGCGAGCAGATCTAA
- a CDS encoding ATP-binding protein: MEEAFFRTHTYLVEHTDAPVRRTLMDEIDWSDRLIGIKGTRGVGKSTFLLQYAKEHFGPTDRKCLYVNMNNFYFQSRGIADFAGDFVRHGGRTLLIDQVFKQSDWSKELRKCYDLYPELRIVFTGSSVMRLKEENPELNGIVKSYNLRGFSFREFINLQTGNSFQPYTLDEILRNHEHIIKQILPKVSPMKYFQDYLHHGFYPFFLENRNFTENLLKTMNMMTEVDILLIKQIELKYLTKIKRLFYQLAVEGAKAPNVSQLAEEINTSRATVMNYIKYLADARLINMIYPNGQEFPKKPSKVMMHNSNLMYAIYPIKIDKQEVMETFFVNSVWKDHKVSQTGKDHYFIVDGEKKFRICDAQSPNKVRNNPDIIYARYNTEVGKDNRIPLWLLGFLY; encoded by the coding sequence ATGGAAGAAGCATTCTTCAGAACACATACATACCTCGTAGAGCATACGGACGCACCGGTAAGACGCACTCTGATGGACGAAATCGACTGGAGCGACCGTTTGATTGGCATAAAGGGAACACGCGGTGTAGGAAAGTCTACATTCCTCCTTCAATATGCCAAGGAGCACTTTGGCCCTACAGACCGCAAGTGCCTGTATGTGAATATGAACAATTTCTATTTTCAAAGCAGAGGAATCGCAGATTTTGCAGGTGACTTTGTTCGCCACGGCGGCAGAACCCTTCTCATCGACCAGGTCTTCAAGCAGTCGGACTGGAGCAAGGAGCTGCGCAAATGCTACGACCTCTATCCAGAGTTAAGAATCGTGTTCACAGGTTCCAGCGTGATGAGACTGAAGGAAGAGAATCCTGAGCTCAATGGAATCGTGAAAAGCTATAATTTGCGAGGCTTCTCTTTCAGAGAGTTTATCAACCTGCAGACTGGCAACAGTTTCCAGCCATATACACTCGATGAAATCTTGCGCAATCACGAGCACATCATCAAGCAGATACTGCCCAAGGTGAGCCCGATGAAATACTTCCAGGACTACTTGCATCATGGATTCTATCCATTCTTCCTGGAGAACCGCAACTTCACAGAGAATCTACTAAAGACAATGAACATGATGACCGAGGTAGACATCCTCCTCATCAAGCAAATCGAACTGAAATATCTCACCAAGATCAAGCGGCTCTTCTATCAGCTAGCTGTAGAAGGTGCCAAGGCTCCCAACGTGAGCCAGCTTGCCGAAGAGATCAACACCAGTAGAGCTACGGTAATGAACTACATCAAGTATCTTGCTGATGCGCGACTCATCAACATGATTTACCCTAACGGGCAGGAGTTCCCAAAGAAACCATCCAAGGTGATGATGCACAACTCCAACCTGATGTACGCCATCTATCCTATCAAGATAGACAAGCAGGAGGTAATGGAAACATTCTTCGTCAACTCGGTCTGGAAAGACCACAAGGTAAGCCAGACCGGCAAGGACCACTACTTCATTGTAGACGGTGAGAAGAAGTTCAGAATCTGCGATGCGCAATCTCCAAACAAGGTGCGCAACAATCCCGACATCATCTACGCCCGATACAATACCGAGGTAGGCAAGGACAACAGGATTCCGTTATGGCTTCTGGGTTTCCTATATTAG
- a CDS encoding serpin family protein, translating into MNKKVFSAAILASAAMAMTSCSTSKNAQNENATKAEKITEAEAAHPSADEEMDESYLILSEAQQNIVKKNNDFAFRLYQQISGMDSEVVSPMSIAYLMGMLANGADGKTQQEILKAIGCEGVSVKELNDCYKALMLSAGKLDKQTTVNIANFIAINKNFTLNSDFARTVADSYQAGVESMDFTSPKSATRINDWCKKQTKGMIPSIIDQVDPAAVSYLLNAIYFNGIWQEKFDAKNTHLENFSGYTRDIKKVNMMHLNKKFAYTENDMLQAVELPYGNGSYQMTVLLPKAGKSISEVMKEMDADKLQKLSNDMDRCQVDLKFPKFTTEMDLSLNQIISKLGAPSIFQPGTADFSRFANGSFYVSKMLQKAKIEVSERGTKAAAVTAAVMLTSLGPNEMKRVEFHANRPFVYFITERNSGAILFMGQFLGE; encoded by the coding sequence ATGAACAAGAAAGTATTTAGTGCAGCTATTTTAGCTTCAGCTGCAATGGCAATGACTTCTTGCAGCACTAGCAAGAATGCACAGAATGAGAACGCAACAAAGGCAGAGAAGATAACGGAGGCAGAGGCTGCCCATCCGTCAGCAGATGAGGAAATGGACGAGAGTTATCTTATCCTCTCAGAGGCTCAGCAGAATATTGTGAAGAAGAACAACGATTTCGCTTTCAGACTCTATCAGCAGATCAGCGGCATGGATTCTGAGGTGGTTTCGCCAATGAGCATCGCCTATCTGATGGGAATGCTTGCAAATGGTGCCGACGGCAAGACTCAGCAGGAGATTCTGAAGGCAATCGGTTGCGAGGGCGTGAGTGTGAAGGAACTCAACGACTGTTATAAGGCGCTGATGCTTTCGGCTGGCAAGCTCGACAAGCAGACAACCGTAAATATTGCCAACTTTATCGCTATCAACAAGAATTTCACATTGAACAGCGATTTCGCTCGTACCGTGGCCGATTCTTATCAGGCTGGCGTGGAGAGCATGGACTTTACCTCTCCTAAATCTGCCACTCGCATTAATGACTGGTGCAAAAAGCAGACTAAAGGCATGATTCCTAGCATCATCGACCAGGTAGACCCAGCAGCCGTTTCTTACCTCCTGAATGCTATTTATTTTAATGGAATCTGGCAGGAGAAGTTTGATGCGAAGAATACCCACCTCGAGAACTTCAGCGGTTACACCCGCGATATTAAGAAGGTGAACATGATGCACCTGAACAAGAAGTTTGCCTATACAGAAAATGATATGTTGCAGGCTGTAGAGCTGCCATACGGAAATGGAAGTTATCAGATGACCGTTCTTCTTCCTAAGGCTGGCAAGAGCATCAGTGAGGTGATGAAGGAGATGGATGCAGATAAACTTCAGAAGTTGAGTAATGACATGGACCGTTGCCAGGTAGATTTAAAATTCCCTAAGTTTACCACAGAGATGGATTTGTCGCTCAACCAGATTATCAGTAAATTGGGAGCTCCAAGCATCTTCCAGCCAGGCACGGCAGATTTCAGCCGTTTTGCCAATGGCAGCTTCTACGTATCGAAGATGTTGCAGAAGGCAAAGATTGAGGTAAGCGAGCGTGGAACAAAGGCTGCTGCCGTAACAGCTGCTGTGATGCTGACCTCACTGGGTCCTAACGAGATGAAGCGTGTAGAATTTCATGCCAACCGTCCATTCGTTTATTTCATTACGGAACGTAATAGTGGCGCCATTCTCTTCATGGGTCAGTTCCTGGGAGAATAA
- the ligA gene encoding NAD-dependent DNA ligase LigA, with protein MEEKLLQMKSLVERLNQASDSYYNGKGELMTDYEWDALFDQLKRLEEETGEILPDSPTNRVSEDSIVGKKEEHEFAALSLAKTKQVSDLVKWAEDRPIWISWKLDGLTLVVTYDGGKLTKIVTRGNGHIGTNITHLAPAISGIPATISEKGHLVVRGEAVISYSDFEQFIIESEGDYANPRNLASGSLTLKDIDEVKQRHIQWIPFTLVYTERELTSWGERMQMLKDLGMNPVERERIDHPTTENIQLEIDKFTEKVTSKKNPFPVDGLVICYDDTAYAATGSVTGHHATRAGFAFKWQDEHADTVLDHIEWSCAASTITPVAVFKPVELEGTTVQRASLCNVSECERLGIGDKGTRLQVIKANKIIPKVINITEVVGSFVIPAECPVCHAPSVVRESESGTKTLHCTNAACPAKQLKKFARFVSKEGINIDGISEQTVWKFINHGFIREYADFYKLKNYAFEISCFEGFGKKSVSNLLESVEKSRHTDGRHLLYALNIPLCGGDVAKKLLSRYKVKELIETARLSMFDDEFASIDGIGPEKSAKFIAWFKDDVHFQHVQHLLSELIIEEQEPVETGNKCQGLTFVVTGDVHHYKNRNELKAYIESQGGKVTGSVSKSTNFLINNDAASQSSKNKKAHELNIPIITEDEFIEKFQE; from the coding sequence ATGGAAGAGAAACTATTGCAGATGAAGAGCTTGGTTGAAAGACTCAACCAAGCTTCGGATAGTTATTATAACGGAAAAGGCGAACTCATGACCGACTATGAGTGGGACGCCCTTTTCGACCAGCTCAAGAGATTGGAAGAGGAAACAGGCGAAATTCTGCCTGACTCCCCTACTAATCGCGTGTCAGAAGATTCTATCGTAGGAAAGAAAGAGGAGCATGAATTTGCCGCCCTCTCTCTGGCAAAGACCAAACAGGTTAGTGATCTTGTAAAATGGGCAGAAGACCGCCCTATCTGGATTTCATGGAAACTGGACGGACTGACCCTCGTAGTAACCTATGACGGCGGAAAACTCACCAAAATCGTTACCCGCGGTAACGGACACATCGGCACCAACATTACCCACTTGGCTCCAGCCATTTCAGGCATTCCTGCTACCATTTCAGAGAAAGGACATCTTGTAGTTAGAGGAGAAGCCGTCATTTCGTATTCTGATTTCGAACAGTTCATCATCGAAAGCGAAGGCGATTACGCCAATCCACGAAACCTCGCTTCAGGCTCACTCACGCTGAAGGATATTGATGAGGTGAAGCAGCGCCACATCCAATGGATTCCGTTCACCCTGGTTTATACTGAGCGGGAACTTACCTCATGGGGCGAACGCATGCAGATGCTGAAAGACCTGGGGATGAATCCTGTAGAACGTGAGCGTATTGACCACCCTACCACAGAAAATATCCAGCTGGAAATAGACAAGTTTACGGAGAAGGTGACAAGCAAGAAGAATCCTTTCCCGGTAGACGGACTGGTGATTTGCTACGATGATACGGCTTATGCAGCTACCGGTTCGGTTACAGGCCACCACGCTACGAGGGCAGGATTTGCCTTCAAATGGCAAGACGAACATGCTGACACCGTACTCGACCACATCGAATGGTCGTGCGCAGCCAGCACCATCACGCCTGTAGCTGTTTTCAAACCGGTAGAACTTGAAGGAACCACCGTGCAGCGTGCCTCGCTCTGCAATGTAAGCGAATGCGAACGTCTGGGCATTGGCGACAAGGGAACCAGACTGCAGGTCATCAAGGCCAATAAGATTATCCCGAAGGTAATCAATATTACAGAGGTTGTGGGGAGTTTTGTCATTCCCGCCGAATGTCCGGTTTGCCATGCGCCATCCGTAGTGCGCGAGAGCGAGAGCGGCACCAAGACTCTCCATTGCACCAATGCAGCCTGCCCAGCCAAACAACTTAAGAAATTTGCACGCTTCGTCAGCAAGGAAGGAATCAATATTGACGGAATCTCAGAACAGACTGTCTGGAAATTCATCAATCATGGTTTTATCAGGGAATATGCAGATTTCTACAAACTGAAGAATTATGCGTTCGAGATTTCCTGTTTCGAAGGATTTGGCAAGAAGAGCGTAAGCAATCTTCTGGAGAGTGTAGAGAAAAGCCGCCATACTGATGGCCGTCATCTGCTCTACGCCTTGAATATTCCGCTCTGCGGCGGCGATGTGGCTAAAAAACTGCTCAGCCGTTACAAGGTAAAGGAACTGATAGAAACGGCGCGCCTGAGCATGTTCGATGATGAGTTTGCAAGCATTGATGGCATTGGACCTGAAAAGAGTGCCAAATTTATCGCCTGGTTCAAGGATGATGTTCATTTCCAGCATGTGCAGCATCTGCTGTCCGAGCTAATTATCGAGGAGCAGGAGCCTGTAGAAACGGGAAATAAATGCCAGGGGCTGACTTTCGTCGTAACGGGAGATGTGCATCATTACAAGAACCGCAACGAGCTGAAGGCTTATATTGAAAGCCAGGGCGGCAAGGTTACGGGAAGTGTGAGCAAGAGTACTAACTTCCTGATTAACAACGATGCTGCTTCGCAGAGTTCGAAGAACAAAAAAGCCCATGAACTCAATATTCCAATCATTACTGAGGATGAGTTCATAGAAAAGTTTCAGGAGTAA
- a CDS encoding GNAT family N-acetyltransferase — protein sequence MKTNFRQAYIKDFAACWKVIDQARQSMIESGRHQWTEEYPSEKDIRKDIENGNAFVLTVNEEVVVYGAVILNGEPKYKKLVGNWITDGDYYVIHRFATLPSFQREGLARIFISKVNSMCEVEKIPSIKVDTNFDNTPMINLLSSMGFCICGRVNYGGNRGQRFAFEKLSIAMEPAE from the coding sequence ATGAAGACAAACTTCAGACAGGCGTATATTAAGGACTTTGCTGCTTGCTGGAAAGTCATCGACCAGGCTCGCCAAAGTATGATAGAATCGGGACGTCACCAATGGACTGAGGAATATCCATCAGAAAAAGACATCAGAAAAGACATAGAAAATGGCAACGCCTTCGTTCTGACAGTAAACGAAGAGGTGGTTGTCTATGGAGCAGTCATATTGAATGGTGAACCCAAATATAAGAAATTAGTAGGCAACTGGATTACCGATGGCGATTATTATGTAATACATCGCTTTGCCACGTTGCCTAGTTTCCAGCGTGAAGGTTTGGCGCGTATTTTCATCAGTAAGGTGAACAGCATGTGCGAGGTAGAAAAAATACCTAGCATCAAGGTTGACACCAACTTTGACAATACGCCGATGATTAACCTTCTGTCTTCGATGGGTTTCTGCATCTGCGGACGTGTAAACTATGGAGGAAACAGAGGTCAGCGTTTCGCCTTTGAAAAACTCTCCATAGCCATGGAACCTGCAGAATAA
- a CDS encoding CobW family GTP-binding protein, with the protein MNTKKEVPVLLLTGYLGSGKTTLLNKILANEKGIKFAVIVNDIGEVNIDAALIEKGGVVGQKDDSLVSLQNGCICCTLKMDLVEQLKEIVDMKRFDYIVIEASGICEPAPIAQTICSIPSLGPQYIENGILRLDSIVTVVDALRMKDEFSNGSDLMKKNMDEEDLASLVIQQIEFCNIILLNKAAEVEPKELEHLKQIIRAIQPKAEIFECNYGDVDLNLIVNTKKFDWETVSTSAGWIQEIESERNEEHEEDDEEEAHEHHHHHGEEDEHEHHHHDHDEHDHDHDHDEHEHHHHHHHHDHDHDHEGGEVEEYGIGTFVYYRRKPFDLGLFDDFVARKWPRDVVRAKGICYFDDERDMCYVFEQAGKQKTVKQAGQWLATMPKDELAQVLMNNPQLQKEWDQELGDRMIKIVFIGQHIKEQKDAIIAELDKCLA; encoded by the coding sequence ATGAACACAAAGAAGGAAGTGCCTGTATTGCTCTTGACAGGCTACCTGGGTAGTGGAAAGACAACCCTTCTCAACAAGATTTTAGCTAACGAAAAAGGTATTAAGTTTGCCGTCATCGTCAACGATATTGGTGAAGTCAATATTGATGCAGCCCTAATAGAAAAAGGTGGCGTAGTAGGTCAGAAAGATGATTCGCTCGTTTCTCTCCAGAATGGTTGCATCTGCTGCACATTGAAGATGGACCTGGTAGAACAGCTCAAGGAAATTGTAGACATGAAGCGTTTCGATTACATTGTCATCGAGGCTTCCGGAATCTGCGAGCCTGCTCCTATAGCACAGACCATCTGCTCTATCCCATCCCTCGGTCCTCAGTACATCGAGAATGGTATTCTGCGTCTTGACAGCATCGTTACCGTAGTAGATGCTTTGCGCATGAAGGATGAATTCTCCAACGGCAGCGACCTGATGAAGAAGAATATGGATGAGGAAGATCTAGCTTCGCTCGTCATCCAGCAGATTGAGTTCTGCAACATCATTCTTCTGAACAAGGCTGCAGAGGTTGAACCTAAGGAACTGGAGCACCTGAAGCAGATTATCCGCGCCATCCAGCCTAAGGCAGAAATCTTTGAATGCAACTATGGTGACGTTGACTTGAATCTGATTGTCAACACCAAGAAGTTTGATTGGGAAACCGTATCCACTTCAGCCGGTTGGATTCAGGAGATTGAATCAGAAAGAAACGAAGAGCATGAAGAAGATGATGAAGAAGAAGCACATGAACATCATCACCATCATGGCGAGGAAGACGAACATGAGCATCATCATCATGACCACGATGAGCATGACCACGACCACGACCACGATGAGCATGAGCATCATCACCATCATCATCACCACGATCATGACCATGATCATGAAGGCGGAGAAGTTGAGGAATACGGAATCGGTACATTTGTCTACTACCGCCGCAAACCTTTCGACCTGGGCCTCTTCGATGATTTCGTAGCAAGAAAATGGCCTAGAGACGTGGTTCGCGCCAAGGGAATCTGCTATTTCGATGATGAGCGCGACATGTGCTACGTGTTCGAACAGGCTGGCAAGCAGAAGACTGTAAAGCAGGCTGGCCAATGGTTGGCTACCATGCCGAAAGACGAACTCGCCCAGGTCTTGATGAATAACCCTCAGCTGCAGAAGGAATGGGATCAGGAATTGGGCGACCGCATGATAAAAATCGTATTCATCGGTCAGCATATCAAGGAACAGAAAGATGCTATCATTGCTGAGCTCGACAAGTGTTTGGCGTAG
- a CDS encoding M48 family metallopeptidase, with the protein MKKFKVLVLTVVAVLALSSCGTTQTVPLTGRTHRISVSDEQVLSLSNQEYTKYMASAKKSTNAANTAMVQRVGKRLANAVELYLKQNGFEADVKNYSWEFNLVQDKSANAFCMPGGKIVVYEGLLPYTQNETGLAIVLGHEIAHAVAKHSAEQLTKQQNQQTGTSILGTVLNQTVGNGVGNVASAVAGQYFSFRNLKYSRDNETEADYMGLIFAAMAGYDPQQAIPFWKRMSQGSSSNQSDIFSDHPSDAKRIAALQKEMPTALKYYKPQTTFKVGSTSKTSTTRKKTTTRRR; encoded by the coding sequence ATGAAAAAGTTTAAGGTTTTAGTTCTGACAGTTGTGGCAGTCCTTGCGCTGTCATCTTGCGGCACTACTCAGACGGTGCCTCTGACCGGTCGCACTCATCGCATCTCTGTATCCGATGAGCAGGTTCTCAGTCTGTCTAATCAGGAATACACAAAGTACATGGCTTCTGCCAAGAAGTCGACCAATGCAGCCAATACGGCGATGGTTCAGCGGGTAGGAAAAAGACTTGCCAATGCTGTTGAACTCTATTTGAAGCAGAATGGATTTGAAGCCGACGTGAAGAATTATTCATGGGAATTCAACCTGGTACAAGATAAGTCTGCCAATGCATTCTGTATGCCTGGCGGTAAAATCGTGGTTTATGAAGGACTTTTGCCTTATACTCAGAATGAAACCGGTTTGGCAATCGTTTTGGGTCACGAAATAGCTCATGCTGTGGCTAAACATAGTGCTGAGCAGCTCACCAAACAGCAGAATCAGCAAACCGGTACAAGCATCCTGGGAACTGTATTGAACCAGACAGTAGGTAATGGTGTAGGTAATGTGGCAAGTGCAGTTGCCGGACAGTATTTCTCATTCCGCAATCTGAAGTATTCACGTGATAATGAAACCGAGGCAGATTACATGGGGCTTATCTTCGCTGCCATGGCTGGTTACGATCCTCAGCAGGCCATTCCTTTCTGGAAGAGAATGTCGCAGGGCTCAAGCAGCAATCAGAGTGATATTTTCAGTGATCACCCTTCAGACGCCAAGCGTATTGCTGCCTTGCAGAAGGAAATGCCTACCGCACTGAAGTATTATAAACCTCAGACAACTTTTAAGGTAGGTTCTACGAGCAAGACTTCTACAACCAGAAAGAAGACTACAACCCGCAGGAGATAA